GATGTTTTCTCGTAAATCTTTTTCTTAAAAGTGACGAAATGTGAAATCTCAGCATTGAAATTATAATAAGCCTGATCCAGTGCTGTAATTTGTTTTGCTTTATGAACAGACAGAGGATTAAGATTTTCATCACAACGGACAAAATTGGAGTAAACCAAACCTGCTTCCGGATGTTCAGTATGTGTTTTTAAAACAATTTCTAAAGCATGAGGTGCTAAAGCATCATCAGGGTCTAAAAAACCACATATTTCTGATTCGGCAAGATCTATTAATCTCTTTTTTGTATATCCTATTCCTCTGTTTTGGTCATTTTGATTTATTTTAAACCGGGAATCATCACCTATGATTTTTTTTATAACTTCAAGAGAGTCATCGGTAGAGCCATCATCCAAAATTACTGCTTCCCAGTCTGTTTCAGTCTGTGCAACTAAACTTTGGTAACATTTTTCAAAAAAATGTCCATTGTTATAATTGGCAATAAGTACACTGAATTTACTCATTTCGACTGTGTTTATTCAAGATTTTTTTTAATGCATTCAGATATCCGAAACCATATTTTCTATCCGGTTCCAGAATATTTCCTTCTGCCCATTCATTCCAGGATTTAACAATTAAAAACTGTTCCGGGTAGTCTTTTTTCTCTTCAAGATATTTTGCAGCTTTTTCAACCTGTTGTTCGAATATTTCCGGGGAATTATTAGCCAATATGATGCCTCTGTATCCGCTTCTTGGAGTATTGTCCCAATTAGGCAGGATACATGGATAGGTAGGAACGTTGCTTTCTTCAAACTTTAAATCATTCACTACCGCCTGGGCATCCTGAATTCTGACTTTAGGCTGTTCTTTTTTCTTAATTCCGATTAATCCTTTTATTCTGTTTTTATAATATTGAGAATGGGAGATATATTCTTTTTTGTCAATATGAGGTATCCATGCTTTCTGAAAAGCATTAGAAATCTTACTGTCATATCCCATAGATCTAAAATCAAGATCATCACGGAGTTTATTGGATGCCATAACATATAAGCCATCAAATCCGTTTTCTTTTGCAAGTTCTCTGAATTTGGAAATATAATGAGGATCTCCGTCATTCAAATGGTTGGGATCATAGATAATGAGAAGAGGTTTGTTGTCTACTTTTATATACCTTTCGTCCTTGAAGAAAGGAAGAAGATATTCGAAATGAGCAATTAAGTCCTGTTCATTAGGGTAAACCTGCTGAGCCAGAATTTTTTCTGATAATCCATGCCATATGCCCGACCATGTTTCATTGGCCCAGCAGAAGCAAAATGGGAAATCTGGTTTTCCTGATTTTAGAACATCATTGGCAACACGTTCCAACAACTGCTTGCCATTACCAAACCAGTAATGATAATAGATAAATCCGTGTACTCCATAATCTTTCGCCATCTGAGCCTGCTGTTCTCTTACTTCAGGAACGCGCAGGTCATAATATCCCAACTCTCCTGGGTGTATAGGCTGTTCGTGTCCTTCAAACAAAGGTTGGGCTTTTCCTACATTCGTCCATTCTGTAAAACCTTTTCCCCACCATTCGTCATTTTCGGGGACAGGGTGGTATTGAGGGAGGTAGAACGCAAGGGGTTTTATTTTTTTCATAATTGATTAAGAATAATGTTACCAACTTTTATAATAAACTTTTTGAAGATAATGTAGTGTGTTAAAAGTGAACTTTCCTACATTTCTTAAAATTAATTTCTCGGTAAGTGTTTTATTATCAAGTTCTCTAAGGTATTTTTTATGACCTTCAGTCAATCTGTTTTCTTTATAAGCCTCATGAATAAGTTTTAGTATTTTCTTTTTCATTTCAGGCTGTTCTTTGTGTTTCAGATAAATATCAAAAAAAGATACATCTAAAAAGTTTTTCTTTTTATGAGAGTTTGTAGCATGCATTCTATAGCTGCAGGATTTGTAGTCATCATAGATGAAATCATATTTTTGGCTTAGTCTCAGCCACATATCGTAATCTTCAAAAGTTAAAGCTTCATCCCAGCCTCCAATCTCCTTTATTATAGAAGATTTGGTTACACATGACATTGCAGGAAGAAAATTATCTTCGAGTAATGTTTTGTAAAAGTTCCCGGATTCAATAGTCAGATATCTGTGAAAATAAGGAATGAAAGTATTTTGAAAACGTATCGAATTATCATCTATTATATGAGCATTTGAAAACACCAAAGCTTCGTTAGGAGACGAATTTTCAAGAATAGCAACATGCCTTTCTATTTTATCAGACTCCATAAGGTCATCAAGAGCTATGGTAATAATATACTTACCCTTTGATATATTCAATAGTTCGTTTAATGATTTACAGATTCCTTTATTTTGAGAATGAGGAATGAACTGGATATTCAGCTGTGGATTATTTTTAATCCAGTTATTGATGACTTCTACAGAATTGTCTTTAGAACAGTCGTCACAAATCAGTATCTCAATATTACTGTATTTCTGAGATTTGAAACTTTCTAAAGATTCTGTTA
The window above is part of the Chryseobacterium sp. MA9 genome. Proteins encoded here:
- a CDS encoding glycoside hydrolase family 99-like domain-containing protein, whose product is MKKIKPLAFYLPQYHPVPENDEWWGKGFTEWTNVGKAQPLFEGHEQPIHPGELGYYDLRVPEVREQQAQMAKDYGVHGFIYYHYWFGNGKQLLERVANDVLKSGKPDFPFCFCWANETWSGIWHGLSEKILAQQVYPNEQDLIAHFEYLLPFFKDERYIKVDNKPLLIIYDPNHLNDGDPHYISKFRELAKENGFDGLYVMASNKLRDDLDFRSMGYDSKISNAFQKAWIPHIDKKEYISHSQYYKNRIKGLIGIKKKEQPKVRIQDAQAVVNDLKFEESNVPTYPCILPNWDNTPRSGYRGIILANNSPEIFEQQVEKAAKYLEEKKDYPEQFLIVKSWNEWAEGNILEPDRKYGFGYLNALKKILNKHSRNE
- a CDS encoding glycosyltransferase; this encodes MTELPLVSILCLSYNQERFVTESLESFKSQKYSNIEILICDDCSKDNSVEVINNWIKNNPQLNIQFIPHSQNKGICKSLNELLNISKGKYIITIALDDLMESDKIERHVAILENSSPNEALVFSNAHIIDDNSIRFQNTFIPYFHRYLTIESGNFYKTLLEDNFLPAMSCVTKSSIIKEIGGWDEALTFEDYDMWLRLSQKYDFIYDDYKSCSYRMHATNSHKKKNFLDVSFFDIYLKHKEQPEMKKKILKLIHEAYKENRLTEGHKKYLRELDNKTLTEKLILRNVGKFTFNTLHYLQKVYYKSW
- a CDS encoding glycosyltransferase, which produces MSKFSVLIANYNNGHFFEKCYQSLVAQTETDWEAVILDDGSTDDSLEVIKKIIGDDSRFKINQNDQNRGIGYTKKRLIDLAESEICGFLDPDDALAPHALEIVLKTHTEHPEAGLVYSNFVRCDENLNPLSVHKAKQITALDQAYYNFNAEISHFVTFKKKIYEKTSGIDPFLKIAEDKDWYMKMCEIAPVKYIDEDLYLYRIHDSGISTTKNAEKALFWHWVALIKMAERRNVSVEDLFLQSYVPKKKYEQALNQLNHVKNSRWAKLGNTLGLFKIFKKL